The uncultured Dysgonomonas sp. genome contains the following window.
CGTTATGGAAATCAGATGCATCTGTATTATCCATCCGTGTATCAGGATATTGCAGGTACTGCACGTGATATTTCCGGAGGACGTGAATTCTCGTATGCGCGGGCAACAAACTATGCATTGGATGTATTTGACCGAGTAAACGATTCCCGTTTCTGGAAATCTTTTATTACTAATTATGGCTGTAACACTACAGCAGCAGCGCCAACATGGACTGAAGAAAATGCTAAACTGGGCCCTGCTGGTACAGTAGCCGGTGCTAAACGTTTTGTAGGAGGTGAATTAGCAATTAAATATATTGTAAATAATGCCGGCGATACCCGTTACCAAGCTGTAGCTAATGATGCAACAGGGGTACTGAAAAATGGAGTAATGGAAAATACACATACTTTTGTTCGTTACTTTAAAGGGGAACCTCAGCAATGGGTTGGAATTCATGGTAATAATGGTTATTATGGAGTGCAAAAACGATCGGTGGCCCTATCTAAATATCGTGACGGGTACCGCATCAGCATTGCATCACAATTTGGAACACGCGATGCCATTATGGCTCGTTCGGCAGAAGATGTACTGATGATTGCAGAAGCATATATCCGTAAGGGTGAATCAAATTATTCGAATGCAATAACCTGGATAAATAAACTACGTGACCGTGCAGCATATAAGAGTGGCGAAGACCGTACAAAACATGTTGATGGTGGTCAATCTTATAAGAATAACTCTTATTGTAACGGTAAAGGTGGAGGTTATTCTGCCGATGGCGCAATTTATTGGGATAAAAATACGTATTACGAATCTAACAATATTGCGTCAACTACAGCCGAAACAAAATCAACCTTGCTTATAAACTCTGTCAGCGATATATATAATTCGACAATAGACACTCCTATTTATGAAAAATTGGGTTGTACTTCCAATGCAGATAAGATGATGTGCTTCTTATTAAATGAGCGTACTCGTGAACTTTGTGGCGAAACGTACAGATGGGAGGATCTGGCACGTACCAAGACTTTAGAAGCCCGCTGGAAAGCATTTAATGACGGATATGTCAGGGGTAATACAGCCTTTAAAGCTACAACACACTATTACCGCCCGATACCTCAATCTTTTCTGGACGGTATAACAAATGAGAGCGGAGCAGCTTTAACTTCAGAGGAGAAGCAACAAATACAAAATCCGGGCTATTAATTATAGCATAGATTCAATAATGAAAAGTCAGGTCCGGTTAATCGCTTTATTAGCCGGACTTATTTAGCCATCCTGTAAATAATTGCTGTTTATGAAATATTATATATTACTTACCTTGTTGTTACTTATTACAACATATCTTGTCTCCCAACCCAATTATGACTACTCTAAGCTTAAAAGGGAAAAGTTGGGACGAGGACTCGTTGCGGTAAAGAAGAATAATAGCACAAATTCTATAAGCTGGCGTTATCTTTCATCGGATGCTTTAGATGCATCTTTTAATATATACAGAAACGGGGAAAAGATAAATGCAGAACCTGTTTTGGGTAAAACATACTTTGAAGATAAAATACAATCAGATGCAGCCGTTACTTACCAGTTAAAACAAATACGAAAAGGGAAAGAAGTCGATGAACAATCTTACGTATTACCTGCTGATGCACCTATCGGTTGCTTAAATATTCCATTAGACATACTTTCGTCAGGCATAACTCCCGACGGACAAACATATACCTATGCACCCAACGACGCTTCGATAGGAGATGTCGATGGTGACGGAGAATATGAAATAATATTGAAGTGGGACCCTTCAAATGCCCACGACAATTCACATAACGGTTATACAGGAAATGTATATATAGACTGCTATAAATTGAGTGGCGAAAAACTATGGCGCATAGACCTCGGACGGAATATCCGTGCAGGCGCGCATTACACACAATTTATGGTCTACGATCTGGACAATGACGGCAAAGCCGAGATTGTTATGAAAACAGCAGACGGGACTATAGACGGAAAAGGAAATATCATAGGTAAGGCTGATGCCGACTACCGAAATAAATACGGTTTTATAATAGAAGGACCTGAATATCTTACAGTCTTCAACGGGCAAACCGGCGAAGCAATGTCTACAATCGACTATATCCCGCAACGCGGCGATGTAAGCGCATGGGGCGATTCCCGAGGCAATAGAGTAGACCGTTTTCTCGCTTGTGTCGCTTATCTCGATGGAGAGTATCCGAGTGTGGTTATGTGTCGCGGATATTATACACGTACTGTTCTCGCTGCCTTCGATTGGCGGAACGGTAAACTTACGAACCGCTGGATATTTGACTCCGACCAGCCCGGAAACGAAAAATATGCCGGACAGGGCAATCACAACCTCAGGGTAGGAGATGTGGACGGAGACGGGTGTGACGAAATTATATACGGTTCGTGTGCTATAGACCACGATGGGAAAGGCCTGTACAACACACAGATGGGGCATGGCGATGCAATACATATGACAGTGTTCGATCCTCGCAGAAAAGGGATGCAGGTATGGGATTGTCACGAAAATAGGCGCGATGGCTCCAGTTACCGTGATGCTGCAACAGGAGAAGTCCTTTTCCAGATAAAATCAACCGAAGATGTAGGGCGCTGTATGGCTGCTGATATTGATCCTGAGCATTTCGGAGTGGAGATGTGGTCGCATTTCAGCAATGGTATTTACAATGTGGACGGGCAATGTATTAATCCTTCTATAGAAAATGTATCGGTAAATATGGCTTGCTGGTGGGATGGCGACTTGCTGAGAGAGTTATTGGATAAAGTAAGTATTACAAAATACGATTATAAAAATAAGACATCGAATGTCATATTCTCTGCCGATGAATGTCTTTCTAACAGTGGTACAAAGGCTACTCCGTGCCTGCAAGGCGATATTATCGGGGATTGGCGCGAAGAGGTGCTTTTCAGAACTCAAGATAATAAGAATCTGAGATTATACGTGTCTACTCATGATACCGATTACAGATTCCATACATTTCTCGAAGACCCTGTTTATCGGATTAGTATCGCCACGCAGAATGTGGCTTATAACCAGCCTGCTCAACCCGGATTTTATTTCGGAGCTGATTTGGGCAAATGTTTCCCCGTAAAGGATATTATTGTAGATAAAGATTACATAGAACTGGATGCCGGAATGAACTATGACACATATAGCTGGTCGGTAGGAGGAAATGAAAGAATAAGAAAGATAACAACAAAAGATATCCCTGTAGGTAAGAAAACAAAAGTTGAACTGACTGTTACTTATCGCGGATACGAGTTTAAAGACCATATCAATATCACTTTTAAATAATGAATAGATACATCACTCTATTAATACTATTCCTTTGCTATTCACTTTTAGCTCAGGCTTCGGATATCGGCAAGCGTTTTCTTTCCGAGAAATTCGTGATGGTGGATACCCGCACAGGATATACAATCACGGCACTTACAAACGGCACGTATAGCGATGCCAAATTATACCAGACACATCCGCAATGGACATCGGACGGGAAGTATATTGTTTTCAGGTCCTCAGACCGTTCGGTGGATAAGCATTCACAGGCATTTGCCGTATCGGAAGCAACCGGAGAGATTATTCAACTGACAGACGGTGAGGGCACTGGCACAGGCAGTCTGAATGTGGCGCGCCTTTCCAATAAATTATATTATTTCAGAACAGGGAATAATGTAAAAACACTGATAGAACTAAACCTCGATTCATTACTTAACGATAGTTACAGAAATACCATAAAGCAAAAAGAAGCATACGAGCGAGCTATTACAATATTACCTTCCCACCTGGCAGAGTCGGGTGGTTTTACACTCGATGCTGATGAAACAAAAGCATATGTTGGTGTACGGCTTGTAGGTGCTAAAGCAGAAAAGATAGAAACAGATAACGAATTCCGTATAGCACAGGTACCCTCAGGTATAAGGGCTATCGATTTGAAAACAGGAGATATATCTACTGTTATAGATGTACCTTTTACAATGGGACATGTACAGGCAAATCCTTTTCTAGCAGGAGAGATCCTATATTGTCAGGAAACTGGAGGAGATGCTCCGCAACGTATGTGGATAACAAAAGCAGATGGTTCGGATAACCGTCCCCTATTTGCAGAAGATGCTAATGATTGGGTAACTCACGAAACATGGGTAGACAAGGATCATGTATATTTCAATGTCATGGGACATTTACCCCGTTTGAGAAAAAGACCAACAGGATTATTCCGCATTAATGTCCGCACAGATGAAGTTCAGCTACTCGGACAACTGGATTATGGCTCAGGGTTCTGGCATTGCGGAGGTACTTCGGATGGAAAGTGGGGCGCATCGGATAACTTCGAAGGGGAAGTTTATCTTATAAACAGTATGACCGGAAAACGGAAATTGCTGACTGCAAATCACCGGATGAAGCCGGATCATACACATCCGTCCTTCAGTCCGGACAATACCCGGATATTGATTCAATCCGGTTACCTTACCGATGGCAAGAAGCTAAGCCTTATGGTGATTAATATCTCCCAAGCCGTGAAATAAGCCGGTTAGACCGAAATTTCTATTTATTTGAATGATTTTACATATATTAATTCCATAAGAAAACCTTTATTTGTAATAAAAAAATACCATGAAGAAACAGGGAATTCTACTCACTTTAAGTTTGATCTTTTTAATCAATAATTTTAATCTCTTTGCTCAAAAGAAGCAGGAAAAAGTAAATGATTTCAATACCCCATTGCATCTCTTAACTCCCGATTATAATACTCCATATAGAGAACTCACCGAAAAGGACATAAAAGAATCCTTAGATCGGGTCTTGAAATATCTGGATGAGGCGACACCCGCACGTGTCGTAAATAAAGATAGCCATAAGGCAATTACCGATTTATCCAAAGTGGATAAGAATGCTATTCTGGAACGGGGTAACTTCCGTCTTGCAAGCTATGAATGGGGAGTAACTTATTCTGGAATGCTTGAAGTGGCAAAGGCTACCGGCGATAAAGCATATTACAAGTATGTGGACGACAGATTCAGACTTCTGTCGGACGCCGCTCCGCACTTCAAACGACTGATGAATGATTACGGGGTTATCGACCCCCAGATGAAACAAATGCTTACCCCTCATGCGCTCGACGATGCAGGTGCGATGTGTGCTGCGATGATAAAGCTGCAACAGGACAAACCTGACTATGAGCTGAGGAGCATTATAGACAATTACATGAACTACATCATGTACAAGGAATACCGCCTGAGCGATGGTACATTTGCCCGCAAACGTCCACAAATGAACACACTTTGGCTCGACGATATGTATATGAGTATCCCTGCTATAGTACAAATGGGAAAACTGACAGGAGAGGCCAAGTATTTTAATGAAGCAGCTAAGCAGGTCAAACAATTCACAGAACGTATGTTTGTAAAAGAAAAAGGATTGTATATGCATGGCTGGATAGAATCTATGACAGACCATCCTGCGTTTTTCTGGGGACGTGCCAACGGATGGGCAGTGCTGACTATGACCGAAGTACTGGATGTATTACCCGAAAACCATCCCGAAAGGCAACGCATTTTGGAACAACTGCGTGCGCATATCAAAGGGATAGCCTCGTATCAGTCGGGAGAAGGGTTCTGGCATCAGTTGCTGGACAGAAACGATTCGTATCCGGAGACTTCGGCTACAGCAATATATGTATATTGTATCGCCCGTGCTATCAACAAAGGCTGGATAGATCCATTGGCTTATGGTCCGGTGGCACAACTAGGCTGGAACGCGGTTTCTACCAAGATAAACAATATAGGTGAAGTAGAAGGTACTTGCGTAGGTACAGGTATGGCATTCGATCCGGCATTCTATTACTATCGTCCGGTGAATGTATATGCGGCGCATGGTTACGGACCAGTATTACTGGCAGGAGCAGAAATGATAAACCTGTTGAAGAATTTCTATCCGCGTATGAATGACAGTGCCATACAGTATTACACTTCTCCGCAGACAACCAAGTCCCCTATATTCGGAATAGAAGATTCTACGCGTCCCGATGCAGTTGCATCAGGTAGTTCTCGCATAAATGATAAAGCTCCTGTGATATTCCTTATCGGTGATTCTACCGTGAAGAACGGCAAAGGTAAAGGTGATGGCGGTCAATGGGGTTGGGGCAGCTTCTTTCAGCAATTTTTCGATACAACACGTATCTCAGTAGAAAACCATGCATTAGGCGGACGCAGTAGCCGGACATTCTTTACCGAAGACCTTTGGAATAAGGTATTGCCCGGCATCCGCAAAGGTGATTACTTGTTTATTCAGTTCGGGCATAATGATGGCGGCCCTCTGAATACAGGACGTGCGCGTGCTTCACTCAATGGTACGGGAGATGAGTCTCAGGTGGTAATAATGGAACGTAACGGCGGCCCCGAAGAGGTATTCACTTTTGGCCACTACCTGCGTATCTATATCCGTCAGGCAAAAGCGATCGGAGCCATCCCTGTTATTCTATCGCCGACACCCGGCAACAGATGGACAAACGGAAAGATGAACCGTATGTCCGAAACATATACCAAATGGGCAAAAGAAGTGGCACAGCAGGAAGGCGTAGAATTTATCGACCTGAATGATCGTGCAGCTGCTAAATGCGATGCAATGGGTGAAGAAAAAGGGAAGCAGCTGTTTGTCGACAGTGTGCATACAACATCTGACGGAGCTATCCTGAATGGGCAGTCGGTGATAGAAGGATTACAAAGTCTGAACGGTTTTTCGTTGAACCAGTATATTTTGAAGAAATGAAGGAGAATAAAGCAATTGTATTGATACTGTATTTGTTGCTATCTGCCTCCCTGTGCGGACAGGGTGGAAATATATCCGGTAAAAAGATTGCATCAAAACCTTTGTACAGAGATACCCAATATGACGGAGCTGCCGATCCTGTAGTTGTCTGGAATCAGAAAGAACAACGCTGGTTTATGTTCTATACCAACCGCCGGGCAAATATGCAACAGACAAACGGTGTAGATTGGGTGCATGGTACGCCGATAGGAATTGCCGAATCTACTGATGGGGGAGCCAGTTGGCAATACAGATGTGATGCGAATATAGGCTATGGCGAAACGGATTATACCTTCTGGGCCCCTGATGTAATTGAATATAAAGGTAAATATCATATGTACCTTACCGTGGTGCCGGGCACATTTACCGATTGGAAGCATCCACGCGATATTGTACACCTGACCAGTGATAATCTGATAGACTGGACTTTCGAATCGAAACTTAATCTGGCTTCTGATAAGGTAATAGATGCCTGTGTATTCAATGCAAAAGACGGATGGTAGTATATGTATTACAATAATGAGAAGGACAGAAAATCTATCTATGCCGCCCGCAGTACAAATCTGTACAATTGGGAAAATGTAGGCAAAGTAACTGATGACAAAGCCGGAGAAGGTCCAAAAGTTTTTTATTGGAAAAAGCAGTATTTTATGATTGTTGACAATTGGAACGGACAGGGAGTTTATTCCTCAAAAGACCTGAAAAACTGGACACGTCAGAAAGAAAATATTTTACAGATACCTGGCAAAGGGCAGGATGACGGAACAAATGGCTTACATGCCGATGTCCTGATTAATAAGGATAAAGCTTATATCTTTTATTTCACCCATCCGGGGAGGACAGACGAAAACAAACAAAATAATTCTTATGAAACGCGCCGAAGTTCCATTCAGGTGGCAGAAGTAGAATATAAGGATGGGGTAATTGTTTGCGACAGGGATAAACCTGTATATATAAACTTAAAGAAATAACATATTATGAAAACGAGCATGAATAGCAATCCTCCAAAGACGATGATAATTTAGTCATGTGAGTTTCCATACAACCTTTTAAAATAAAATTATCGTATGAAAAGACAAGCATTTAAAATGTACCTGAAACCGGGGTTCGAAGCAGAGTATGAAAAAAGGCATAATGCCATCTGGCCTGAACTGAGACAATTACTGAAAGATACGGGCGTATCCGATTATACGATTTTCTGGGATAAGGAAACAAACGTGTTGTTTGGTTATCAGGTAATTGATGGAGATAGTTCGTCTCAGGACTTAGGTGGTAATCCGATTGTGCAGAAATGGTGGGCTTATATGGCCGATATTATGGATACGAATCCGGATAACTCACCTATATCCATACCGTTGCAGGAAGTCTTTCATATGGATTAAATATAGCACCGAATGAGAAAAACGTATTACATCTTTCTGCTTCTTTTAAGTTCGATAACTGTCTTCGGACAACAGACGGCCTATAAATTCAATTTTACGGATAAACCTGAAAAAGGCTATGTTTCTGTGCCGTCGAATATTGTCTATGGCGAGAATACGGTATATGGCTATGATTTTAATACAAATCCGACAAACGGGAATCCGTTTTTCTTTTCCGTAGATGTACCGGAAGGGAATTATAAAGTAACGGTTATATTAGGCAGTGATAAAGGTGAAAGCAATACAACCGTGAAAGCCGAGTCGCGCAGGCTGATGCTTGCCAATATCAAAACCTCAAAAGGTAAATATTCGACTCATGCTTTTACTGTGAATATTCGTAATACAAAAATAGGAGATACGGATTCGGTACGAATAAAGAAACGCGAAATAGGAAAACTCATTTGGGACGATAAACTCACGTTGGAGTTTAACGGGAAGAATCCGGCAGTAGCAAAGATCGAAATAGAAAGAGCTGATAATATTCCGACCATATTTCTTGCAGGAAATTCTACAGTGGTAGATGAAGCCGAAGAACCTTGGTGCGGCTGGGGGCAGATTTTCCCTAGTTTCTTTACTTCCGATATTGCGATAGCCAATTATGCAGAATCGGGTGAAGCAGCTAACACATTCGTTGCCACGAAAAGATTTGCCAAACTCCTTTCTAAAATGAGAAAAGGTGATTACCTGTTCATCGAATTCGGGCATAACGACCAGAAACAGAAAGGAGAGGGTAAAGGCCCCTATACAAGCTATAAAAGTGATTTGAAATATCTGGCGGATAAGGCCCGCGAAAAAGGAGCGATTCCGGTATTGATAACATCCATGCACCGCCGCTTTTTTGATGATAACGGAAAAGTGAAAAATACGCATGGCGATTAT
Protein-coding sequences here:
- a CDS encoding RagB/SusD family nutrient uptake outer membrane protein; the protein is MKINKILMASAIVGTLGLSSLPSCSESFLDEELTTQYSTDYFKTQEGLDALVTGAYSKLKFKFNYVWGINMFNLGVDEFTDANNSIPSYNCYSLDLSSSEGESLSPLWDNMYGGIESANTIIQNMPLYYNQSSATYNTRLGEGYFMRGYFYLQLVVQFGGVPLKLAPSTSVETYFTRASEADCFAQVISDLKAAYDILPTTPSETGRITKWAAAHYLAKAHLTRASELYSSWNSSLVSADLDAVIKYGGEVVAAHPLCNDFVELWDYQKANSANEKATEVVLAAQFSDDQATWGRYGNQMHLYYPSVYQDIAGTARDISGGREFSYARATNYALDVFDRVNDSRFWKSFITNYGCNTTAAAPTWTEENAKLGPAGTVAGAKRFVGGELAIKYIVNNAGDTRYQAVANDATGVLKNGVMENTHTFVRYFKGEPQQWVGIHGNNGYYGVQKRSVALSKYRDGYRISIASQFGTRDAIMARSAEDVLMIAEAYIRKGESNYSNAITWINKLRDRAAYKSGEDRTKHVDGGQSYKNNSYCNGKGGGYSADGAIYWDKNTYYESNNIASTTAETKSTLLINSVSDIYNSTIDTPIYEKLGCTSNADKMMCFLLNERTRELCGETYRWEDLARTKTLEARWKAFNDGYVRGNTAFKATTHYYRPIPQSFLDGITNESGAALTSEEKQQIQNPGY
- a CDS encoding rhamnogalacturonan lyase, translating into MKYYILLTLLLLITTYLVSQPNYDYSKLKREKLGRGLVAVKKNNSTNSISWRYLSSDALDASFNIYRNGEKINAEPVLGKTYFEDKIQSDAAVTYQLKQIRKGKEVDEQSYVLPADAPIGCLNIPLDILSSGITPDGQTYTYAPNDASIGDVDGDGEYEIILKWDPSNAHDNSHNGYTGNVYIDCYKLSGEKLWRIDLGRNIRAGAHYTQFMVYDLDNDGKAEIVMKTADGTIDGKGNIIGKADADYRNKYGFIIEGPEYLTVFNGQTGEAMSTIDYIPQRGDVSAWGDSRGNRVDRFLACVAYLDGEYPSVVMCRGYYTRTVLAAFDWRNGKLTNRWIFDSDQPGNEKYAGQGNHNLRVGDVDGDGCDEIIYGSCAIDHDGKGLYNTQMGHGDAIHMTVFDPRRKGMQVWDCHENRRDGSSYRDAATGEVLFQIKSTEDVGRCMAADIDPEHFGVEMWSHFSNGIYNVDGQCINPSIENVSVNMACWWDGDLLRELLDKVSITKYDYKNKTSNVIFSADECLSNSGTKATPCLQGDIIGDWREEVLFRTQDNKNLRLYVSTHDTDYRFHTFLEDPVYRISIATQNVAYNQPAQPGFYFGADLGKCFPVKDIIVDKDYIELDAGMNYDTYSWSVGGNERIRKITTKDIPVGKKTKVELTVTYRGYEFKDHINITFK
- a CDS encoding oligogalacturonate lyase family protein; the protein is MNRYITLLILFLCYSLLAQASDIGKRFLSEKFVMVDTRTGYTITALTNGTYSDAKLYQTHPQWTSDGKYIVFRSSDRSVDKHSQAFAVSEATGEIIQLTDGEGTGTGSLNVARLSNKLYYFRTGNNVKTLIELNLDSLLNDSYRNTIKQKEAYERAITILPSHLAESGGFTLDADETKAYVGVRLVGAKAEKIETDNEFRIAQVPSGIRAIDLKTGDISTVIDVPFTMGHVQANPFLAGEILYCQETGGDAPQRMWITKADGSDNRPLFAEDANDWVTHETWVDKDHVYFNVMGHLPRLRKRPTGLFRINVRTDEVQLLGQLDYGSGFWHCGGTSDGKWGASDNFEGEVYLINSMTGKRKLLTANHRMKPDHTHPSFSPDNTRILIQSGYLTDGKKLSLMVINISQAVK
- a CDS encoding rhamnogalacturonan acetylesterase; amino-acid sequence: MIFLIGDSTVKNGKGKGDGGQWGWGSFFQQFFDTTRISVENHALGGRSSRTFFTEDLWNKVLPGIRKGDYLFIQFGHNDGGPLNTGRARASLNGTGDESQVVIMERNGGPEEVFTFGHYLRIYIRQAKAIGAIPVILSPTPGNRWTNGKMNRMSETYTKWAKEVAQQEGVEFIDLNDRAAAKCDAMGEEKGKQLFVDSVHTTSDGAILNGQSVIEGLQSLNGFSLNQYILKK
- the rhaM gene encoding L-rhamnose mutarotase, yielding MKRQAFKMYLKPGFEAEYEKRHNAIWPELRQLLKDTGVSDYTIFWDKETNVLFGYQVIDGDSSSQDLGGNPIVQKWWAYMADIMDTNPDNSPISIPLQEVFHMD
- a CDS encoding rhamnogalacturonan acetylesterase, producing the protein MRKTYYIFLLLLSSITVFGQQTAYKFNFTDKPEKGYVSVPSNIVYGENTVYGYDFNTNPTNGNPFFFSVDVPEGNYKVTVILGSDKGESNTTVKAESRRLMLANIKTSKGKYSTHAFTVNIRNTKIGDTDSVRIKKREIGKLIWDDKLTLEFNGKNPAVAKIEIERADNIPTIFLAGNSTVVDEAEEPWCGWGQIFPSFFTSDIAIANYAESGEAANTFVATKRFAKLLSKMRKGDYLFIEFGHNDQKQKGEGKGPYTSYKSDLKYLADKAREKGAIPVLITSMHRRFFDDNGKVKNTHGDYPDAVRQLAKEENIILIDLNNMSATLYEAWGVEGSKRAFVHYPAGTFPNQKEPLADNTHFNPYGGTEIAKCILKGIIDNNLPVKKYIRKDVQPFDPAHPDDPDKFDISATPFSSMVKPDGN